The Nocardioides panzhihuensis genome has a segment encoding these proteins:
- a CDS encoding FAD-dependent oxidoreductase: MSDVVVVGGGFAAVWSAAAAVRARLEAGRSADEIVVTLVAPSSDMVIRPRLYEEDPGSMTVPLDDVLGPIGVRRVRGAVTSVDPAAGRVSVTGEDAPGALAYDRLVLATGSRLVAPPPVPGVEYFHDVDTMPSARALEWHLDQRVRSLGTGRFTAVVVGSGFVGLEVATELVERLGRRADAVDARSKVRVVLVERADVVGPELGGGPRPAVLDALREAGVELVLGTTVAAIDDRTVALDDGTHLDAETVVWVGACGLMGRSTGSR, translated from the coding sequence GTGTCAGATGTCGTTGTCGTAGGTGGGGGCTTCGCGGCCGTTTGGAGCGCGGCCGCAGCCGTACGTGCGCGCCTGGAAGCAGGTCGCAGTGCCGACGAGATCGTTGTCACTCTGGTCGCGCCATCATCGGACATGGTCATCCGGCCGCGTCTGTACGAGGAGGATCCGGGGTCCATGACGGTGCCGCTCGATGACGTACTCGGGCCGATCGGGGTTCGACGGGTGAGAGGCGCCGTGACGAGCGTCGACCCGGCCGCCGGTCGTGTGTCGGTGACGGGGGAGGACGCGCCCGGTGCGCTCGCGTACGACCGGCTTGTGCTGGCAACCGGCAGCCGGCTGGTGGCCCCGCCTCCGGTGCCTGGTGTCGAGTACTTCCATGACGTCGACACGATGCCTTCGGCCCGCGCGCTCGAATGGCACCTCGACCAACGCGTCAGATCGCTCGGGACCGGTCGGTTCACCGCTGTCGTGGTGGGCTCGGGATTCGTTGGCTTGGAGGTCGCGACCGAACTGGTAGAGCGGCTTGGGCGGCGCGCCGATGCTGTCGACGCCCGAAGCAAGGTTCGCGTCGTGTTGGTCGAACGAGCGGACGTGGTAGGGCCGGAGCTCGGCGGTGGGCCCCGGCCCGCCGTGCTCGATGCGCTCAGGGAAGCCGGCGTCGAACTCGTGCTCGGCACGACCGTTGCGGCGATCGACGACCGAACGGTCGCTCTGGACGATGGCACGCACCTCGACGCCGAGACGGTGGTGTGGGTGGGGGCATGCGGGCTCATGGGCCGCTCGACGGGCTCTCGGTAG
- a CDS encoding histidine kinase, which produces MRTSTRPRDSIGAISAVVVVLAALAVTPVLGAWATLSAALALAGACWIVGGWPRTRVSAGAWCGAAGIVSLVATLLYPRPGGLGGAVLGTLEAVVLLPLIVLSARAAPARQAVVASVVAHAACTLWVLRFLPRDSASATLAACIFWSLLATSAVVGGLYLRSLDADRARAVTAARRSQRLELARDLHDFVAHDVSEMVAQAQAGRFIGEEHPQKALAALERIEEAGLTALASMDRTIHMLHDVDDGGAAAQEQSAASRPLPGLADLPRLIDRFAASSPAEVHLDLDSALLGTVAREVTATAYRVVVEALTNIRRHAPTAARVDIEVQVVAGATLMITVVNDAGASPVRGPVAADQRCGGLGLPGLTERVESLGGTLVAGPGGDGGWNVTVTMPLGAKVVSAS; this is translated from the coding sequence GTGCGAACTTCGACGCGGCCACGGGACTCGATCGGAGCGATATCGGCCGTGGTGGTGGTGCTGGCTGCTCTCGCTGTCACGCCCGTCTTGGGCGCCTGGGCGACGCTGTCGGCCGCCCTCGCTCTGGCGGGTGCCTGCTGGATCGTTGGTGGATGGCCGCGAACCCGGGTGAGCGCCGGCGCCTGGTGCGGGGCTGCGGGCATCGTCTCCCTGGTGGCGACGCTCTTGTATCCGCGTCCCGGCGGCTTGGGTGGTGCAGTGCTCGGAACCTTGGAGGCCGTGGTCCTGCTCCCGTTGATCGTCCTGTCGGCCCGCGCCGCTCCGGCCAGGCAAGCAGTGGTCGCGAGCGTGGTGGCGCACGCCGCCTGCACGCTGTGGGTGCTGCGCTTCCTGCCACGTGACTCTGCGTCCGCCACCTTGGCCGCCTGCATCTTCTGGTCGCTGCTCGCCACGTCTGCCGTTGTCGGCGGGCTCTATCTACGGTCCTTGGACGCAGATCGGGCGCGAGCGGTGACAGCCGCCCGCAGGAGTCAGCGTCTGGAGCTCGCTCGCGACCTGCACGACTTCGTCGCTCATGACGTCAGCGAGATGGTGGCCCAGGCGCAGGCCGGCCGGTTCATCGGCGAGGAGCATCCCCAGAAGGCGTTGGCCGCACTCGAGCGGATCGAGGAAGCCGGTCTCACCGCCCTGGCTTCGATGGACCGGACGATCCACATGCTCCACGACGTGGACGATGGGGGCGCCGCGGCTCAGGAGCAGAGCGCGGCTTCCCGCCCTCTACCAGGCCTGGCGGACCTGCCCCGGCTGATCGACCGCTTTGCCGCATCCAGTCCCGCCGAGGTGCACCTCGATCTCGATTCGGCGCTGCTGGGCACCGTGGCCCGCGAGGTGACCGCCACCGCGTATCGCGTCGTTGTGGAGGCCCTGACCAACATCCGCCGACACGCTCCGACGGCCGCGCGAGTGGACATAGAGGTCCAGGTTGTGGCCGGAGCAACGCTGATGATCACGGTTGTCAACGACGCCGGAGCATCGCCCGTGCGGGGCCCGGTGGCCGCGGACCAACGCTGTGGCGGCCTCGGTCTGCCGGGTCTGACCGAGCGCGTCGAGTCGCTCGGCGGCACCTTGGTTGCAGGCCCGGGTGGCGACGGGGGCTGGAACGTGACCGTCACCATGCCCTTGGGCGCGAAGGTGGTGTCGGCGTCGTGA
- a CDS encoding response regulator — protein sequence MTTEPIRILIADDQQNIRDAFRLVLDAQPDMLVVGEAADGISAVEQARHLRPDVLLADIRMPRLDGLEVTRLLAGPDAAGATRVIVVTTFDLDEYVHTALRNGASGFLLKRSGPTLLIEAIRAAMSGDTLISPQVTVRLLHHLTSRPGLPGRAADVTLTDRELDIVRLLAHGGSNVEIAADLFISPGTVKNHIANIQRKLDVRNRVGIAAWAWETGHTKPG from the coding sequence GTGACCACAGAACCCATCCGCATCCTGATCGCCGACGACCAGCAGAACATCCGCGACGCCTTCCGGCTCGTCCTGGACGCCCAGCCGGACATGCTGGTGGTCGGAGAGGCGGCCGATGGCATCTCCGCCGTCGAGCAGGCTCGCCACCTCAGACCTGACGTGCTGCTGGCCGACATCAGGATGCCACGGCTCGACGGCCTCGAGGTCACCCGCCTCCTGGCAGGTCCCGACGCTGCCGGTGCCACACGAGTCATCGTCGTCACGACGTTCGACCTCGACGAGTACGTGCATACCGCACTCCGGAACGGAGCGAGCGGATTCCTGCTCAAGCGTTCCGGACCGACATTGCTCATCGAGGCGATCCGCGCCGCGATGTCCGGCGACACACTCATCAGCCCACAGGTCACTGTCCGACTTCTGCACCACCTCACCTCACGGCCCGGACTACCCGGCCGGGCCGCCGACGTGACATTGACCGACCGGGAGCTCGACATCGTTCGGCTGCTCGCGCACGGAGGATCCAACGTGGAGATCGCCGCCGACCTCTTCATCTCTCCGGGCACGGTCAAGAACCACATCGCCAACATCCAGCGCAAGCTCGACGTCCGCAACCGTGTCGGTATCGCGGCCTGGGCCTGGGAGACCGGTCACACCAAGCCCGGATGA